DNA from Mycobacterium bourgelatii:
TGGCAGACATTCATGTCCCACTGGTAGGCAACTCCTGGCCCGGACGACAGGTCGTAACGGGAGTACACCATGGAATCGCCCGGGCACCAGGTATGCGGCGGCAGGGGAGTGGCCTGGGCAGGCGCTGCCAGACCTAGACCACAGCCAGTCATCAAGACGGATGCCAGTGTTGCGAGTCGTCGGTTCATGTTTCTGATCTCTCTATTGGTCGGTAACGACAGCGTGCGCCGGACGGCTTGCGGAACTCTTGCGTCGGGCGACAACGCCGCGACATCTGAACAGGTGACGGCGCGCTAGATTGCTATTCGTGAGTGAAGACAGAGTCCGTGTGCGGATTGCCGACAACGGCGTGGCGACGGCGACGATGGTGCGCTCGGACAAGCACAATGCGCTCGACCAAGCGATGTTCGAGGGGTTGGTGGATGCCGCAGAGCAGTTGGCGGGCAATCCATCGGTACGTGCGGTCGTTCTGCACGGTGAGGGCAAGAGCTTCTGCTCCGGTTTGGACGTGGCAAGTTTCATGGGTGGCGAACGTGGCACGGGCGTCCTGCTGTCCCGAGACGAGGGGCGGGCGGCGAACCTCGCTCAGCGCGTGAGCTACGACTGGTCGTTGGTGCCTGCGCCAGTTATCGCCGCGATCCACGGCAACTGCTTCGGCGGCGGCCTGCAGATCGCGCTCGGCGCAGACATCCGGATCGCCGCGCCAGACGCGAAGCTCAGCATCATGGAGATCAAATGGGGTCTCATTCCCGACATGGGCATCACCCAGGCGTTGCCGCGACTGCTACCGATCGACGTCGCGAAAGAGTTGACGTTCACGGGCCGCATCGTCTCCGGCAGCGAGGGTTCCGAGCTCGGGTTGGTCACTCGGACAGCCGAGGATCCGCTGGCAGCGGCGCAGCAGCTTGCGGACGAAATCGCAACGAAGTCACCGGACGCCATCCGCGCCGCTAAGCGTCTGTACAACGAAACCTGGCTCAGTAACGACCCTGCGGCTGCTTTTGAGCTCGAATCGGTTCTGCAGACCGGGCTGATCGGCTCGCCCAATCAAATCGCTGCCGTGGTCGCTGGAATGTCAGGGGAGCAACCGGTTTTCGTCGATCCCGCTTAATGTCGCTTCCAGCAACATCTTTCGCGTCGCAATGGTCAGCGGCCACCCGGCAAACGGCGGATCACGCCGTCATCGAGCATCTGTTGGAAGTGCTCCGTCACGGTCTGCTCGACAGGCCGATAGGTCAGTCCCAGCTCGTCTTGGCTGCGGCTGTTATCGAAAGCCAGCGGGTAACCCACGTTGCGGTCGACGAACTTTCGCGTCAGCCCTACAACGGGTGCGACGGCCTTGATCATCACCTTGGGTGCCGTCGTCCTGGGGAACGGATAGAGCGGGCCGTACCGGCGGCGCAGCATCTTGCCGATCTCGAGCAGAGTCAACGAATCCGCGTTGACGATGTAGCGGCCGTGGGCCTCCGGGGTGAAGCCGGCTCGAAGGTGAGCATCGGCAACGTCACGCACGTCCACCACGCCCATGGTCAGCGCCGGGGCCCCGGCAAGCAGGGTGCCGTCGGTGAACTGCTTCATCGTGCTCAGGCTGGCCGAATCACTGGCCGTGGTCAGTGCAGGACCAAGCACCAGGCCGGGGTGGATGGTGACCATATCCCAACGATCTTGCGCCTTAACGTATTTCCACGCCTCCCGCTCCGCGACCGTCTTGGAATACGGATACGGTTGGTGGTCAACGCTGCTGGTGGTGTTCCAGTGTTCGCCGGTGAAGACGCCCTCGGGAACATCTAGACACTCACGGGCATCGCCGTAGATCGCCACCACGCTGCTGGTCAGTACCACGCGCTTAACGGATTGCGTGCGGTTG
Protein-coding regions in this window:
- a CDS encoding crotonase/enoyl-CoA hydratase family protein — translated: MSEDRVRVRIADNGVATATMVRSDKHNALDQAMFEGLVDAAEQLAGNPSVRAVVLHGEGKSFCSGLDVASFMGGERGTGVLLSRDEGRAANLAQRVSYDWSLVPAPVIAAIHGNCFGGGLQIALGADIRIAAPDAKLSIMEIKWGLIPDMGITQALPRLLPIDVAKELTFTGRIVSGSEGSELGLVTRTAEDPLAAAQQLADEIATKSPDAIRAAKRLYNETWLSNDPAAAFELESVLQTGLIGSPNQIAAVVAGMSGEQPVFVDPA
- a CDS encoding SDR family oxidoreductase, which gives rise to MTTSPTAIDPDAPVLVTGASGYIGSWIVRLLLEAGRTVHGTVRNPQKPSGLEHLHKLSDDHPGRLRLFKADLLDPSSFDEAMDGCELVMHTASPFLISGFKDAEEALVRPALEGTRNVLDSVNRTQSVKRVVLTSSVVAIYGDARECLDVPEGVFTGEHWNTTSSVDHQPYPYSKTVAEREAWKYVKAQDRWDMVTIHPGLVLGPALTTASDSASLSTMKQFTDGTLLAGAPALTMGVVDVRDVADAHLRAGFTPEAHGRYIVNADSLTLLEIGKMLRRRYGPLYPFPRTTAPKVMIKAVAPVVGLTRKFVDRNVGYPLAFDNSRSQDELGLTYRPVEQTVTEHFQQMLDDGVIRRLPGGR